A stretch of Pogona vitticeps strain Pit_001003342236 chromosome 5, PviZW2.1, whole genome shotgun sequence DNA encodes these proteins:
- the RFC1 gene encoding replication factor C subunit 1 isoform X3 encodes MSPELEWSPTPEIERQLHEDEEFARTLALLDEIPKKKPQKDPDEKQTVSTTKISPEQYHKVKPSISTLDSRPCSTKDRIHSESTRTSSLHSESTVSKEGKDGGNSKANSKNIKVQNGTPKGDKIRTESVTPRGKTVSPKEEKTPKKEKISPQKSKSESPEDSEKKRMNYQAYRSFLNREGPRALGSKEIPQGAENCLEGMTFVITGVLESIERDEAKSLIERYGGKVTGNISKKTNYLIKGRDCGVSKCEKASSLGTKIIDEDGLFDLIRNTPGKKSKYEIAAEAEVKKMRSKRDKTPLKAEQEKRKISPFKRDSEPRKRTCTFEKEDTFKSVKKEAVEARRGLDFDQKILEKKQVSADARSPVQETSEKGVEELLWVDKYKPTSLKAVIGQQGDQSCANKLLRWLQNWYKNTSENKHGKPTKSGSRDDGATFKAALLSGPPGIGKTTTASLACEELGLNYVELNASDTRSKNGLKEVVAESLNNTSIKGFCSGMSSSVSTKHVLIMDEVDGMAGNEDRGGIQELIDLIKHTKVPIICMCNDRNHPKIRSLVNYCFDLRFHRPRVEQIKGAMMSIAFKEGLKIPPPAMNEIILAANQDIRQVLHNLNMWCARNRTLTYDGVKEDAKKAKKDIKLGPFDVVRKVFATGEETSHMTLIDKADLFFHDYSLAPLFVQENYVHVKPAAAGGDLKKHLTLLSKAADSICDGDLVDRQIRSRQNWSLLPTQAIYSSVLPGELMRGYMNQFPSFPSWLGKFSSTGKHDRIVQELSMHMSLRTHASKRAVNLEYLSYLRDAIVRPLTILGTEGVQDAIAFMDSYCLMKEDVENIMEVTSWGGKLSAFSKLDPKVKSAFTRAYNKEAHLTPYSLQIVQKSKQRARSIQDAEFNEEQEADEVRSENEQDSVEYDAMIKKKTKTVKQPKGEKKGEKKGGKAKKKSK; translated from the exons ccTCAAAAAGATCCAGACGAGAAACAGACAGTTTCAACAACCAAAATTAGTCCAGAGCAATATCACAAAG TTAAACCTAGCATTTCAACTCTTGACTCAAGACCTTGTTCTACAAAAGATCGGATTCACTCAGAAAGCACACGGACATCAAGTCTTCATTCAGAGTCTACTGTTAGTAAAGAAGGGAAGGATGGGGGAAACTCAAAGGCTAACTCCAAAAATATTAAAGTGCAGAATGGGACTCCGAAAGGAGACAAAATCAGAACAGAAAGTGTGACTCCAAGAGGAAagacagtgtcaccaaaggaggagaaaacacctaaaaaagagaaaatttctCCCCAGAAATCTAAG tCTGAAAGCCCAGAAGATTCCGAAAAGAAGCGCATGAATTATCAGGCGTACCGAAGCTTCCTCAATCGAGAAGGTCCAAGAGCGCTGGGTTCTAAAGAGATACCACAA GGTGCTGAAAATTGCCTGGAAGGGATGACATTTGTTATCACAGGTGTCTTAGAGTCTATTGAACGTGATGAAGCCAAATCTCTGATTGAACGCTATGGGGGGAAAGTAACTGGTAACATCAGCAAGAAGACAAACTACCTTATTAAGGGTCGTGATTGTGGTGTGTCAAAGTGTGAAAAG GCATCCTCTTTAGGTACTAAAATTATAGATGAAGACGGCTTATTTGACCTGATTCGGAATACACCAGGCAAGAAGTCCAAGTATGAAATAGCAGCTGAAGCTGAG GTGAAGAAAATGAGATCAAAGAGGGATAAAACCCCACTGAAAgctgagcaggaaaaaagaaaaattagccCCTTCAAGAGAGACAGTGAACCCAGAAAGAGAACCTGCACCTTTGAAAAAGAAGATACTTTCAAATCTGTCAAGAAGGAAGCTGTGGAAGCAAGGAGGGGTCTGGATTTTGATCAGAAAATCTTGGAGAAAAAACAGGTCTCTGCTGATGCTAGGAGCCCAGTTCAAGAAACGAGTGAAAAAGGAGTGGAGGAATTATTATGGGTGGACAAATACAAGCCCACATCACTTAAAGCGGTCATTGGGCAGCAAGGTGACCAGAGCTGTGCCAATAAACTCTTACGTTGGCTTCAAAACTGGTACAAGAATACGTCAGAGAACAAACATG gaaaacccactaAGTCTGGCAGCAGAGATGATGGTGCTACTTTCAAAGCAGCTTTGCTCTCTGGGCCCCCAGGGATTGGTAAAACGACTACTGCTTCATTAGCTTGTGAG GAACTGGGCTTGAACTATGTGGAATTAAATGCTAGTGACACTCGGAGTAAGAATGGCTTGAAGGAGGTGGTTGCTGAATCTCTAAATAACACCAGCATTAAAGGATTCTGTTCAG GAATGTCATCTTCAGTCAGCACAAAGCATGTCCTAATCATGGATGAAGTGGATGGAATGGCTGGCAATGAAGACAGAGGAGGAatacag GAATTGATTGACCTCATTAAGCATACAAAAGTCCCAATAATTTGTATGTGCAATGATCGGAATCATCCAAAGATCCGTTCCCTCGTCAACTACTGCTTTGACCTTCGTTTTCACCGACCACGTGTGGAACAGATTAAG GGTGCAATGATGTCTATTGCTTTCAAAGAAGGGCTAAAGATTCCACCTCCAGCGATGAATGAAATCATTTTAGCAGCTAATCAGGATATTAGACAA gtTCTACATAATCTTAATATGTGGTGTGCTAGAAATAGAACCCTGACTTACGATGGTGTCAAAGAAGATGCCAAAAAAGCTAAAAAGGATATCAAACTG GGTCCTTTTGATGTTGTCAGGAAAGTTTTTGCTACTGGAGAAGAGACATCTCACATGACCCTTATTGACAAAGCCGACCTGTTCTTCCACGATTATTCTCTAGCCCCGCTCTTTGTCCAGGAGAACTACGTACATGTGAAACCAGCtgctgctgg GGGTGATCTGAAGAAACACCTGACGTTACTTAGCAAAGCAGCCGACAGTATCTGTGATGGTGACTTAGTGGATCGGCAGATCCGCAGTCGACAGAACTGGAGCCTTCTGCCTACACAG GCCATTTATTCAAGCGTTCTCCCTGGAGAGCTGATGAGAGGCTACATGAACCAATTCCCAAGCTTTCCAAGCTGGCTGGGAAAATTTTCATCAACAGGAAAACATGATCGCATTGTCCAAGAATTGTCAATGCATATGAGCCTGAG AACACATGCAAGCAAGAGAGCTGTAAATCTGGAGTATTTGTCATACCTTCGAGATGCAATTGTGAGACCTTTGACTATCCTGGGAACTGAAGGAGTGCAGGATGCGATAGCGTTTATGGATTCTTATTGCTTAAtgaaggaagatgtggaaaatataATGGAAGTAACCAGCTGGGGAGGCAAGCTCAGTGCATTCTCTAAACTAGATCCCAAG GTTAAATCAGCTTTCACACGTGCCTATAACAAGGAGGCACATCTTACACCGTATTCTTTGCAAATAGTACAAAAGTCAAAGCAGCGTGCCAGATCTATACAGGATGCTGAATTTAATGAAGAACAGGAAGCTGATGAAGTTAGATCTGAAAATGAGCAGGATAGTGTTGAATATGATGCAATGATTAAG aaaaAGACCAAGACTGTCAAACaaccaaaaggagaaaagaaaggagagaagaaaggagggaaagcaaagaaaaagtcaAAATAA